A genome region from Drosophila simulans strain w501 chromosome 2R, Prin_Dsim_3.1, whole genome shotgun sequence includes the following:
- the LOC6736050 gene encoding 26S proteasome non-ATPase regulatory subunit 7 codes for MPSQEVSVNKVIVHPLVLLSVVDHFNRMGKIGNQKRVVGVLLGCWRSKGVLDVSNSFAVPFDEDDKDKSVWFLDHDYLENMYGMFKKVNARERVVGWYHTGPKLHQNDIAINELVRRYCPNSVLVIIDAKPKDLGLPTEAYISVEEVHDDGSPTSKTFEHVPSEIGAEEAEEVGVEHLLRDIKDTTVGSLSQKITNQLMGLKGLNAQLRDIKQYLQRVGDSKMPINHQIVYQLQDIFNLLPDITNDQFTGTMYVKTNDQMLVVYLASMVRSIIALHNLINNKLANRDAEEGKSDSKEAKEKNKDSKDKDNKETKDKDGKKAEEKADKGKDEGGKGSRK; via the exons ATGCCGTCGCAGGAGGTGAGCGTAAACAAAGTGATAGTGCATCCATTGGTTCTGCTATCCGTGGTGGATCACTTCAACCGGATGGGAAAGATTGGCAACCAGAAGCGCGTGGTGGGAGTCCTTCTGGGCTGCTGGCGATCCAAGGGAGTGCTCGATGTGTCCAACAGCTTCGCAG TGCCCTTCGACGAGGATGACAAGGACAAGTCGGTGTGGTTCCTGGACCACGACTACCTGGAGAACATGTACGGCATGTTCAAGAAGGTGAACGCCAGGGAACGGGTCGTGGGCTGGTATCATACAGGTCCCAAGCTCCACCAAAACGACATAGCCATCAACGAGCTGGTCCGGCGCTATTGTCCCAACTCCGTGCTGGTCATCATCGACGCCAAGCCCAAGGATCTGGGCCTGCCCACAGAGGCGTACATATCGGTGGAGGAGGTCCATGACGACGGCTCTCCGACCAGCAAAACCTTCGAGCATGTGCCCAGCGAGATTGGCgccgaggaggcggaggaggtgggCGTGGAGCATCTGCTGCGTGACATCAAGGACACAACCGTAGGCAGCCTGTCGCAAAAGATCACCAACCAGCTCATGGGCCTCAAAGGTCTGAATGCCCAGCTGCGCGACATAAAGCAGTATCTGCAGCGCGTCGGCGACAGCAAGATGCCCATCAACCACCAGATTGTCTACCAACTGCAGGACATCTTCAACCTGCTGCCCGACATAACCAATGACCAGTTCACGGGCACAATGTACGTGAAGACCAACGACCAGATGCTGGTCGTCTACCTGGCCTCCATGGTGCGCTCGATCATTGCCCTGCACAACCTGATCAACAACAAGCTGGCCAACCGCGACGCCGAGGAGGGCAAGAGCGACAGCAAGGAGGCCAAGGAGAAGAACAAGGATAGCAAGGATAAGGACAACAAGGAGACCAAGGACAAGGACGGCAAGAAGGCGGAGGAGAAGGCCGACAAGGGCAAGGACGAAGGCGGCAAGGGTTCGCGCAAATAG
- the LOC27207253 gene encoding sodium-dependent serotonin transporter, with the protein MDRSGSSDFGGAAATTGRSNPAPWSDDKESPNNEDDSNEDDGDHTTPAKVTDPLAPKLANNERILVVSVTERTRETWGQKAEFLLAVIGFAVDLGNVWRFPYICYQNGGGAFLVPYCLFLIFGGLPLFYMELALGQFHRCGCLSIWKRICPALKGVGYAICLIDIYMGMYYNTIIGWAVYYLFASFTSKLPWTSCDNPWNTENCMQVTSENFTELATSPAKEFFERKVLESYKGNGLDFMGPVKPTLALCVFGVFVLVYFSLWKGVRSAGKVVWVTALAPYVVLIILLVRGVSLPGADEGIKYYLTPEWHKLKNSKVWIDAASQIFFSLGPGFGTLLALSSYNKFNNNCYRDALITSSINCLTSFLAGFVIFSVLGYMAYVQKTSIDKVGLEGPGLVFIVYPEAIATMSGSVFWSIIFFLMLITLGLDSTFGGLEAMITALCDEYPRVIGRRRELFVLLLLAFIFLCALPTMTYGGVVLVNFLNVYGPGLAILFVVFVEAAGVFWFYGVDRFSSDVEQMLGSKPGLFWRICWTYISPVFLLTIFIFSIMGYKEMLGEEYYYPDWSYQVGWAVTCSSVLCIPMYIIYKFFFASKGGCRQRLQESFQPEDSCGSVVPGQQGTSV; encoded by the exons ATGGACCGCAGCGGGAGCTCCGATttcggaggagcagctgccacGACGGGCCGCTCGAACCCCGCGCCCTGGAGCGACGACAAGGAGTCGCCGAACAACGAGGACGACTCCAACGAGGACGATGGCGACCACACGACGCCCGCCAAGGTCACCGATCCACTGGCCCCCAAACTGGCCAACAACGAG CGCATTCTGGTGGTCTCCGTGACGGAGAGGACCAGGGAGACCTGGGGACAGAAGGCAGAGTTCCTTCTGGCCGTGATTGGGTTCGCGGTGGATCTGGGCAACGTGTGGCGCTTCCCGTACATCTGCTATCAGAACGGAGGCGGCGCCTTCCTGGTGCCCTACTGCCTCTTCCTCATCTTCGGTGGACTGCCCCTGTTCTACATGGAGCTGGCGCTGGGCCAGTTCCACCGCTGTGGCTGCCTCAGCATCTGGAAGCGCATCTGTCCGGCCCTAAAAG GCGTGGGCTATGCGATCTGCCTAATCGACATTTATATGGGCATGTACTACAACACGATTATCGGGTGGGCGGTGTACTACCTCTTCGCCTCGTTCACATCCAAGTTGCCGTGGACGTCGTGCGATAATCCCTGGAACACGGAGAACTGCATGCAGGTGACCAGTGAGAACTTCACGGAACTGGCCACCTCGCCGGCCAAGGAGTTCTTCGA GCGGAAGGTTCTGGAGAGCTACAAGGGCAACGGGCTGGACTTCATGGGGCCGGTGAAGCCCACGCTGGCACTCTGCGTCTTCGGGGTCTTTGTCCTGGTCTACTTCTCCCTGTGGAAGGGAGTGCGCAGTGCCGGAAAGGTTGTGTGGGTCACCGCTCTGGCTCCCTACGTGGTGCTAATCATCCTGCTGGTTAGAGGAGTTTCCCTGCCCGGCGCGGACGAGGGCATCAAGTACTACCTGACCCCGGAGTGGCACAAGCTGAAGAACTCCAAGGTCTGGATCGACGCCGCATCCCAGATATTCTTCTCCCTGGGCCCCGGATTCGGAACCCTGCTGGCCCTGTCCAGCTACAACAAGTTCAACAACAACTGCTATCGCGATGCCCtcatcaccagcagcatcaactGCCTGACCAGTTTCCTGGCCGGCTTTGTCATCTTCTCCGTTTTGGG GTACATGGCCTACGTCCAGAAGACCTCCATCGACAAGGTAGGCCTGGAGGGTCCGGGGCTGGTGTTCATCGTCTATCCGGAGGCCATAGCCACGATGAGTGGCTCGGTGTTCTGGAGCATCATCTTCTTCCTGATGCTGATTACCCTGGGACTGGACAGCACCTTTGGCGGATTGGAGGCGATGATAACAGCGCTGTGCGACGAGTATCCGCGGGTGATTGGCAGGCGCAGGGAGCTGttcgtcctgctcctcctggccTTCATCTTCCTGTGCGCCCTGCCCACGATGACCTAC GGTGGCGTGGTGCTGGTCAACTTCCTGAACGTCTACGGACCCGGGTTGGCCATTCTTTTTGTGGTCTTCGTGGAGGCAGCCGGAGTCTTTTGGTTCTACGGAGTGGACCGCTTCAGCTCGGACGTGGAACAGATGCTGGGCAGCAAGCCAGGCTTATTCTGGCGGATCTGCTGGACGTACATCAGTCCTGTGTTCCTGCTG ACCATATTCATTTTCTCCATCATGGGCTACAAGGAGATGCTCGGCGAGGAGTACTACTACCCGGACTGGAGCTACCAGGTGGGCTGGGCGGTCACCTGCTCGTCGGTGCTCTGCATCCCCATGTACATCATCTACAAGTTCTTCTTCGCCTCGAAGGGCGGCTGCCGCCAGAGGCTGCAGGAGTCCTTCCAGCCGGAGGACAGCTGCGGATCGGTGGTGCCCGGCCAGCAGGGCACCTCGGTGTGA
- the LOC6736051 gene encoding GPI mannosyltransferase 4 isoform X2: MRLTKLWQNGSPGERHLSTYFCFAAVRLLLVFVPQLGYVHPDEFFQSVEVMTGDHFRLEHTRTWEFNNSLPVRSIVLPFALLRIPWSFYEFVAECLKAWWQLELLGTYAYVVFPRLIYTLISFSNDYCLFRICRLYGLRFEIRLLAMGSSWILLVFGTRTFSNSLEMAMCSWLLCLVSECMLRTNTVVYKKEFLEEKYDKAESISERVRIWKLKNSLPAHNLQHLMAMSTICVAGVFNRPTFLLFGAPMVFFWLLRGMGTRSITFRDFNLRIALFCLCALPALVFIIFCDSLYYQHLTLGELHMMHLSIDNFVFTPWNFIKANLDSAQTASHGVHPCYVHLMVNMPMLFNVLALASLGAFAQLLLRFFRAEYQVLPRFQSIVSLMSGAIFVPLFFLSLINHQEPRFLLPVTFPLILLHAPKLITGFSAKYPFQKDHPLLRLFYDKLLSSKASGPYLLKIWYVSNVALTLFFGFIHQAGVYPLAADISHVIATKPVATHVHLITSHIYSLPLHLINIPSSRVLHFNRQTHQRYRRPRDFYMYEYGGLPLDSLLQKVKLISGSCEVKQSGPSRRRYKLYLAIPASLSADLHEALVHSNASSYLNFELLKVFYPHLSTEAFPRLQGRHPCDVDAPHWAHDDLRGTCAAEQLPAFSFAYLNKQFSSFVHQLGLALYEIDVTRNKPRYVSLAHSASSPTKGYSLLFVQFLICLALCIAAAQAGFIASPVTTYAAAPAYAASYAAPVAYSAPVATYAAAAPAYSTYAAAAPAYSTYAAAAPAYSTYAAAAPAYTASVYSAPAYTAPVTTYAAGAAYAAPVTTYSAPAIVSPFLKKK, from the exons ATGCGCTTGACAAAGCTGTGGCAGAACGGCTCGCCCGGCGAACGCCACCTGAGCACTTACTTTTGCTTTGCGGCGGTGCGTCTGCTGCTCGTCTTTGTGCCCCAACTGGGCTACGTGCATCCGGATGAGTTCTTCCAGAGCGTGGAGGTGATGACTG GTGATCACTTCCGGTTGGAGCACACGCGCACCTGGGAGTTCAACAACTCCCTGCCGGTGAGATCAATCGTTCTGCCCTTCGCTCTGCTCCGGATTCCCTGGAGCTTCTACGAGTTCGTTGCCGAGTGCCTGAAGGCCTGGTGGCAACTGGAACTGCTGGGCACCTACGCGTACGTGGTGTTCCCCCGGCTGATTTACACTCTGATCTCCTTTAGCAACGACTACTGCTTGTTCCGCATTTGCCGGTTGTATGGACTCCGATTCGAGATACGCCTCTTGGCCATGGGTAGCTCCTGGATTCTTCTCGTCTTCGGCACCCGCACCTTCTCCAACAGCCTGGAAATGGCCATGTGCTCCTGGCTGCTCTGCTTGGTATCGGAATGCATGTTGCGCACGAACACGGTGGTGTACAAAAAGGAGTTCCTCGAAGAGAAGTACGACAAGGCAGAGTCCATTAGCGAAAGAGTGCGCATTTGGAAGCTGAAGAACTCCCTGCCGGCGCACAATCTGCAGCATCTTATGGCCATGTCAACCATTTGCGTAGCTGGCGTGTTCAATAGACCTACATTCCTGCTCTTTGGAGCACCCATGGTCTTCTTTTGGCTGCTGCGAGGCATGGGCACCAGAAGCATCACCTTCAGGGACTTTAATCTGCGCATTGCTCTCTTCTGCTTGTGCGCCCTGCCTGCCCTCGTATTCATTATATTCTGCGACTCGCTGTACTACCAGCACTTGACCCTCGGAGAACTGCACATGATGCACTTGAGCATCGACAACTTCGTCTTCACGCCCTGGAACTTCATTAAAGCCAACCTGGATTCGGCACAGACGGCCAGCCATGGAGTCCACCCATGCTATGTCCACCTGATGGTCAACATGCCAATGCTGTTTAACGTCCTTGCCTTGGCTTCGCTGGGAGCCTTCGCACAGCTGCTGCTCAGATTCTTCCGGGCGGAATATCAGGTGCTGCCGCGCTTCCAGAGCATCGTGTCGTTGATGTCGGGGGCCATATTTGTGCCCCTCTTCTTCCTTTCCCTGATCAACCACCAGGAGCCGCGCTTCCTGCTGCCAGTCACATTCCCCCTTATTCTGCTACATGCGCCAAAACTTATCACAGGATTTAGTGCCAAGTATCCCTTCCAAAAGGACCACCCACTCCTGCGATTGTTCTACGACAAACTGCTTTCGAGCAAAGCTTCTGGTCCCTACTTGCTGAAGATCTGGTACGTAAGCAATGTGGCGCTGACCCTGTTCTTTGGCTTCATCCACCAGGCGGGCGTTTATCCCTTGGCGGCGGACATTTCGCATGTGATTGCCACTAAGCCGGTAGCAACGCACGTTCATCTTATAACATCACACATATACAGCCTGCCTCTGCACCTGATAAACATTCCTAGCTCGAGGGTACTGCACTTTAACCGCCAGACCCACCAGCGATATCGTCGCCCAAGAGACTTTTATATGTACGAGTACGGAGGCCTACCCTTGGATTCCCTGCTGCAGAAGGTAAAACTCATCAGCGGAAGCTGCGAGGTGAAGCAGTCGGGCCCAAGTCGGCGGCGCTACAAACTGTATTTGGCCATTCCGGCGTCACTAAGTGCAGATCTTCACGAGGCTCTAGTGCACTCGAATGCCTCCAGCTACCTTAACTTCGAACTGCTAAAGGTGTTCTATCCACACCTCTCCACGGAGGCGTTCCCTCGCCTTCAGGGCAGGCATCCGTGCGATGTGGATGCTCCTCATTGGGCGCACGATGATCTGCGGGGCACTTGTGCCGCGGAGCAGCTACCAGCGTTTAGCTTTGCCTACCTGAACAAGCAATTCAGCTCCTTCGTCCATCAACTAGGACTGGCGCTCTACGAGATCGATGTGACGCGCAACAAACCGCG GTATGTGTCACTTGCCCATTCGGCATCTTCACCCACTAAAGGATACTCCTTGCTCTTCGTCCAGTTCCTCATCTGCTTGGCCCTCTGCATCGCCGCCGCCCAGGCTGGCTTCATCGCCTCTCCGGTGACCACTTATGCCGCTGCTCCAGCATATGCCGCCTCCTACGCTGCTCCCGTGGCTTACAGCGCCCCAGTGGCCACCTATGCCGCCGCCGCTCCAGCCTACTCCACCTACGCCGCCGCCGCTCCTGCCTACTCGACCtacgccgccgccgcccctGCTTACTCCACATACGCTGCTGCCGCTCCCGCTTACACCGCCTCGGTGTACAGTGCTCCGGCCTACACCGCTCCTGTGACCACCTATGCTGCTGGTGCCGCATACGCTGCTCCCGTCACCACCTACTCGGCTCCGGCCATCGTCAGCCCCTTCCTGAAGAAGAAGTAA
- the LOC6736051 gene encoding cuticle protein 16.5 isoform X1, with amino-acid sequence MKFLICLALCIAAAQAGFIASPVTTYAAAPAYAASYAAPVAYSAPVATYAAAAPAYSTYAAAAPAYSTYAAAAPAYSTYAAAAPAYTASVYSAPAYTAPVTTYAAGAAYAAPVTTYSAPAIVSPFLKKK; translated from the exons ATGAAG TTCCTCATCTGCTTGGCCCTCTGCATCGCCGCCGCCCAGGCTGGCTTCATCGCCTCTCCGGTGACCACTTATGCCGCTGCTCCAGCATATGCCGCCTCCTACGCTGCTCCCGTGGCTTACAGCGCCCCAGTGGCCACCTATGCCGCCGCCGCTCCAGCCTACTCCACCTACGCCGCCGCCGCTCCTGCCTACTCGACCtacgccgccgccgcccctGCTTACTCCACATACGCTGCTGCCGCTCCCGCTTACACCGCCTCGGTGTACAGTGCTCCGGCCTACACCGCTCCTGTGACCACCTATGCTGCTGGTGCCGCATACGCTGCTCCCGTCACCACCTACTCGGCTCCGGCCATCGTCAGCCCCTTCCTGAAGAAGAAGTAA